Genomic DNA from Comamonas resistens:
GAACGGGGCTGTGCCGCGCGTTGCGCGGTTGGCACTTGCCACATCGCGTGATGGCCGCACTCACTGATTCGGTTTTGAGAGCGTGCTTACTTTTTTTGCCTCTGTGTACAAGACGGGATGCAGAAAATGTTCGCAATACTCTGATAGCGACCCCCTCTCTCGAAGGAGACACACAATGACAGCTCAGACTGACCCACAAGGTGCTGGCATGCCTGCCGGCCTGGACCAACAAGAATCCCGCGAGTGGATGGATGCCCTCTCGGCCGTGATCGACCGTGAAGGTGCCGACTACGCCCACAAGCTGATCGAGGACCTGCTCGAGCATGCACGCCAAAGCAGCGTGGACATGCCTTTCTCGGCCAATACCGGCTATGTCAACACCATCGAGGCCGACCAGGAAGAAAAGTGTCCCGGCAACCTCGAGATCGAAGGCCGTCTGCGCGCCTACATGCGCTGGAACGCCATGGCCATGGTGGTCAAGGCCAACCGCATTCACCCTCCCGAAGGCGGTGACCTGGGCGGCCACATCGGCTCCTTCGCTTCGCTGGCCAATATGTTCGCGGCCGGCTTCAACCATTTCTGGCACGCCGAGAACGAAAACCACGGTGGTGACTGCCTGTACATTCAGGGTCACGTCTCGCCCGGCATCTACGCCCGCGCCTATCTGGAAGGCCGTATCTCCGAAGAGCAGCTGCTGAACTTCCGTCAGGAAGTGGACGGCAAGGGGCTGTCGAGCTACCCCCACCCCAAGCTGATGCCCGACTTCTGGCAGTTCCCCACGGTGTCCATGGGCCTGGGCCCGCTGATGGCCATCTATCAGGCGCGCTTCCTGAAGTACCTGCACGCACGTGGCATTGCCAACACTGAAAACCGCAAGGTCTGGGTGTTCTGCGGCGACGGTGAAATGGACGAAGTGGAATCCCTGGGCGCGATCGGCCTGGCTGCCCGTGAAAACCTGGACAACCTGGTCTTCGTGATCAACTGCAACCTGCAGCGCCTGGACGGTCCTGTGCGCGGCAACGGCAAGATCATCCAGGAACTGGAAGGCGAATTCCGCGGTTCCGGCTGGAACGTGATCAAGCTGCTGTGGGGCAAGGGCTGGGACGAGCTGCTGGCCAAGGACAAGGACGGCGTGCTCAAGAAGATCATGATGGAGTGCAACGACGGCGACTATCAGGCTTTCAAGGCCAACGATGGTGCCTACGTTCGCCAGCATTTCTTCGGCCGTGATCCTCGCGCCCTGAAGATGGTCGAGCACATGTCCGACGACGAAATCTGGAACCTGCGCCGTGGTGGCCACGATTCGCAGAAGGTCTACGCTGCTTTCGCTGCTGCGAACAAGCACCAAGGCCAGCCTACGGTTCTGCTGGTCAAGACCGTCAAGGGCTTCGGCATGGGCAAGGTCGGTGAAGGCAAGAACAACGTTCACCAGACCAAGAAGCTGAGCGACGAGGATATCAAGGCCTTCCGCGACCGTTTCAACATCCCAATCCCCGACAGCCAGATCGCTGACATCCCCTTCTACAAGCCGGCCGACGATACGC
This window encodes:
- the aceE gene encoding pyruvate dehydrogenase (acetyl-transferring), homodimeric type, coding for MTAQTDPQGAGMPAGLDQQESREWMDALSAVIDREGADYAHKLIEDLLEHARQSSVDMPFSANTGYVNTIEADQEEKCPGNLEIEGRLRAYMRWNAMAMVVKANRIHPPEGGDLGGHIGSFASLANMFAAGFNHFWHAENENHGGDCLYIQGHVSPGIYARAYLEGRISEEQLLNFRQEVDGKGLSSYPHPKLMPDFWQFPTVSMGLGPLMAIYQARFLKYLHARGIANTENRKVWVFCGDGEMDEVESLGAIGLAARENLDNLVFVINCNLQRLDGPVRGNGKIIQELEGEFRGSGWNVIKLLWGKGWDELLAKDKDGVLKKIMMECNDGDYQAFKANDGAYVRQHFFGRDPRALKMVEHMSDDEIWNLRRGGHDSQKVYAAFAAANKHQGQPTVLLVKTVKGFGMGKVGEGKNNVHQTKKLSDEDIKAFRDRFNIPIPDSQIADIPFYKPADDTPEMKYLHERRKALGGYLPHRRQQADEQFTAPTLDTFKAILEPTPEGREISTTQAYVRFLTQLLRDKNIGPRVVPILVDEARTFGMEGLFRQVGIYNPHGQQYTPVDKDQVMYYREDKAGQILQEGINEAGGMSSWIAAATSYSHSNRVMIPFYVYYSMFGFQRIGDLAWAAGDLQARGFLLGGTSGRTTLNGEGLQHEDGHSHILANTIPNCITYDPTFAHEVAVIMQDGLRRMVQNQENVFYYITLLNENYPMPGLEAGTEEQILKGMYMVKPGQKVPESGLRVQLLGSGTILRESFFAQELLEKDWGVAADVWSCPSFNELTREGQEVDRFNMLHPLEAAKVPFVSQQLAAHPGPVVASTDYMKAYAEQIRPYMPKGRTYKVLGTDGFGRSDFRAKLREHFEVNRHYIVVAALRGLADEGKINATTVAEAIKKYGINVDKINPLHA